The nucleotide sequence TGTTTTTATCTAACTTTATCATTTCATCTGCATTAATTGGTTTAAATGAAATTAATCTATCAAGAGCATTATTAATAACCGTTATTTGCAATTCAAAATAATTACTTTCAGGAGATATTTTCTCCATTTCTTCAAGAATTTCTAAAAAATATGTAAATGCAGGATATAAAAAGAAATAATTGTTTATTAAAACATCAGCTAAGTTTTTAAAAATGCTATTAATATTAATAACCAATCTACGGTCATTTTTACATATATCTTTTAAAGGTGTTATTACTGAATCCTTTAGCACATATTCAAAAAGATATTCAAAAAATGAGCCTATAATATCTTTTTGTTCCCATGTCCATAATCTCCACCATTGGGGATTTCCATATTCTGCGTATCTGATGGCTTTTGAAATTTCCCAAGTAACGGCAGGAACATAAATCCATAAAGTTGGGTCTCTTAAAGAAATTTTAAATAAATCAAATAGCGAGTTGAGATACATAGAGACTTGCCATGGACTGCCCCTACTATTTTTTAAAACTCTTGCAAGAGCTTTTCCATTTTCAGAATATATTTTAGTAATAGTATCGATTGATAATACAAATAGCTCCTTTATATTAGAAAAGAGATAATATATAAGTAAAACTGTAGTTATAAACCACATTGGTGTAAGAATAGCGAGAACCTGTAAAGATATTGTATTCGAGTCTATAAAATGCATTAAAAATGTAATAGATGTAATCACAAAAACTATAAGGAAAATTACTTGTAAATATTCTTCCAAAATGCTTTTGGCATATTCTTTATAGGAACTTTGAACATGAACTACGCCGATTGAAATTAAAATTGCAGTAATAGTTATCACTATTTGAAAAGTCATATCATTAATTTTTATTAATTCTTCCCAAGATATTTTAATTCCAATAATTTTTTGATGACCACAACCAAAATAGAAGAACAAAATCAATTTCCAATACAAATATTATCCAATATCTCTTACAGTATCTTTTAAAAATTTCAAATTTACTCATAGTATCCCGCTATTCTTAACATAAAATAAAAAAGTAAAGTTAAAATAATTATTGACTAATATCTAGGCCCTCTAAATTGTTTAACTGTTTTAACATCTCTTCTTTTGCTATTGCAGAGACATCTATTTCTTGTTGGATATCTATTGGAATATTTACTGTTGTTATGAATAAATTAACCGAGATATTTCCTTTAATCTCAATAGGTATTTTTGTGCTTTTACCTTTTACAGCAACTTCAATAAGTTTTTTATTGGATATAGTTACTGGCAAAGTAAAGGAGCTATTTCCAGAGGTTATTTTAATATTACTCTGCTCC is from Methanocaldococcus bathoardescens and encodes:
- a CDS encoding LEA type 2 family protein, translated to MKDIKKLLLLVFAVAITVSFSGCLEQPKIEVIGQKVQKLDEDNTKIEIQVLVDNPNPIGITIDKISFDIYALVDGDKIYLGHGEQSNIKITSGNSSFTLPVTISNKKLIEVAVKGKSTKIPIEIKGNISVNLFITTVNIPIDIQQEIDVSAIAKEEMLKQLNNLEGLDISQ